In Pseudomonas hamedanensis, a single window of DNA contains:
- a CDS encoding DUF6124 family protein yields the protein MEKHLPDPPFNLASHQNFTADLLKDRSALCRAVDTHLAGNPMNLPGQKRVYSISNDVSLEDAQLYVADLLRCASVTVHQCGDHLGGEDRAMVFSVWHLLEMAKAMVDRSIDCLEMKRN from the coding sequence ATGGAAAAACATCTTCCCGATCCTCCGTTCAACCTTGCCTCTCACCAGAACTTTACTGCGGATCTGCTCAAGGATCGCTCCGCCCTTTGCCGAGCAGTGGACACCCATCTGGCCGGCAACCCCATGAACCTGCCAGGGCAAAAACGCGTGTACAGCATCAGCAATGATGTATCGCTGGAGGACGCCCAGTTGTATGTCGCCGACCTGCTGCGCTGCGCCTCGGTGACTGTGCACCAGTGTGGCGATCATCTCGGAGGCGAAGATCGGGCCATGGTGTTCTCGGTCTGGCATTTGCTGGAGATGGCCAAGGCGATGGTCGATCGCTCGATCGACTGTCTGGAGATGAAGCGCAACTGA
- a CDS encoding class I SAM-dependent methyltransferase → MKQTPTDLEQITATTLSHYNSVAEDFREGTRDHDVSQNIDALLRHIRAQAPFTILDFGCGPGRDLQTFTRMGHVAVGLDGSLEFARMAREDSGCEVWQQDFLKLDLPTARFDGVFANATLFHVPSQALPQVLKQLHGTLKADGVLFSSNPRGDNREGWNGPRYGAYHDLEAWRRLLTDAGFVELEHYYRPAGLPREQQPWLASVWRKV, encoded by the coding sequence ATGAAACAGACGCCTACCGACCTCGAACAGATTACCGCCACGACCCTGAGCCACTACAACTCAGTGGCCGAAGACTTCCGTGAAGGCACCCGCGACCACGACGTCAGCCAGAACATCGATGCGTTGCTGCGCCACATCAGGGCGCAGGCGCCGTTCACGATCCTCGATTTCGGCTGCGGCCCGGGGCGCGACTTGCAGACGTTCACGCGAATGGGGCATGTCGCCGTCGGTCTCGACGGTTCGCTGGAATTCGCGCGGATGGCCCGTGAGGACAGCGGTTGCGAGGTCTGGCAGCAGGACTTTCTCAAGCTGGACTTGCCGACCGCGCGCTTCGACGGCGTCTTCGCCAACGCCACGCTGTTTCATGTGCCGTCGCAGGCGTTGCCGCAGGTGCTCAAGCAATTGCACGGCACGCTGAAAGCCGATGGCGTGTTGTTCAGTTCCAATCCGCGCGGGGACAATCGTGAGGGCTGGAACGGCCCGCGATACGGCGCCTACCACGACCTTGAAGCCTGGCGTCGATTGCTGACGGATGCCGGGTTCGTCGAACTGGAGCACTATTACCGTCCCGCCGGGCTGCCCCGCGAGCAGCAGCCGTGGCTGGCCAGCGTCTGGCGCAAGGTCTGA